From a region of the Coffea arabica cultivar ET-39 chromosome 3e, Coffea Arabica ET-39 HiFi, whole genome shotgun sequence genome:
- the LOC113737509 gene encoding uncharacterized protein, translating into MDKSWINDPNILSSHYKSGLKDFIEFAKTNGMGLDGKLFCPCRRYRNSKRISISQVELDLSKKGVCMYYKNWVFHGEPFSAHSYMSSGKNNNLDENGVGGETDFLFEIVYNYFDMNENGESDELPDLLDEIRNAHEPGTSSEWDSKNFDKLLNDAQRELYTGCRKYSLLCFIDSSLHIKVMNHVANKAFDMMLEFLKDLLPEGEILPSSFYGAMKIPSCIGLGYQKIDVCKFDCALFWKENEKMDKCPVCKESRWKVNNGKEKKVPQKVMWCFPLKARLQRHFMSSKTAEDMRWHKEKRVKEEILQEFLVWKQKKCGGSS; encoded by the coding sequence ATGGATAAGAGCTGGATAAATGATCCAAATATTTTGTCAAGTCATTATAAGTCTGGTCTTAAGGATTTTATTGAATTTGCTAAGACCAATGGTATGGGATTGGATGGAAAATTATTTTGTCCATGTAGGAGATATAGGAATTCAAAGAGAATAAGCATTTCTCAAGTTGAATTAGATTTGTCAAAAAAAGGCGTTTGTATGTATTATAAAAATTGGGTCTTCCATGGGGAACCATTTTCTGCACACTCTTATATGTCAAGTGGAAAGAACAATAACCTTGATGAGAATGGTGTTGGAGGTGAGACAGATTTCCTCTTTGAAATTGTATATAATTACTTTGATATGAATGAAAATGGTGAATCTGATGAGTTACCTGATTTATTGGATGAGATAAGAAATGCACATGAACCAGGGACATCGAGTGAATGggattcaaaaaattttgacaaattgttaaatgatgcacaaagaGAACTTTACACGGGATGCAGAAAGTACTCCCTGCTGTGTTTCATTGATTCCTCGCTCCATATCAAAGTGATGAACCATGTGGCTAACAAGGCATTTGACATGATGCTAGAATTTTTAAAAGATCTGTTACCAGAAGGAGAAATACTTCCATCCAGTTTTTATGGGGCCATGAAAATTCCATCTTGTATAGGTTTGGGATATCAAAAAATTGATGTCTGCAAATTTGATTGTGcattgttttggaaagaaaatgaaaagatggACAAGTGTCCTGTTTGTAAAGAATCACGATGGAAAGTCAATAatggcaaggaaaagaaagttcCACAAAAGGTGATGTGGTGCTTTCCATTAAAAGCTAGGTTGCAAAGACATTTTATGTCTTCTAAAACTGCTGAAGACATGAGATGGCATAAGGAGAAACGGGTTAAAGAGGAAATTCTGCAAGAATTCCTCGTTTGGAAACAGAAGAAGTGTGGAGGGTCTTCCTAG